TAGCTTCAAATTCATTGGCTAAAACAATATCAACCTCACCTCTCTTTAACATATGAAAACAATTTTTCATTTCTTTCGGTCGCTTTAAAAAAATAATGTCTTTATCAACCAGGTGTTTAATTTTAGTTATAGAATACCCTTCTGGCCTGCACACCATTAATCCACTCAAATCTTTTTCTTGATTGTATTCAATAGTGGAGTCGTTTTTTGTGAACCCTCGCAGCAAAATGTTGAATAATGGTTTGGAAAAGTAGAATTCCTCTTCTCTATCTTTGTTTTTTAGGTAAGGAAATGTTGCAACAAATTCTCCTTGTTTTGTAGCCTCATATCCATGTTTCCAAGACCAGAAACTCAACTCAACCTCTTTTCCCATTTTTTTAAATATTTTTTCTACAATTTCTGTCAACATCCCATCACTTGGCAACTTTTCATCTGTAAATGGTATATAGTGCCTGACCGAAAAATCATATAATGAGTAATTACAAGCTATTACATGTGATTTCCCAAACGAATAATTTTACTTTTACTTGCTTTTTTACTTAACGTTTTACTTGACTATTTGCATATAATTTGTTATTAATTATCTGTTTTTCTTTTGGAAAAAAGTTTCTTTACTATTTACTTACTATTGGCCACTATATTACTAGTAAGTAAAAAAACTCAAAGATTTTTATGGAGTATTTTATGCGAAAAGTCATTGATCTACAAGCAAGTCTTTTTTGTCCTACAATAGACCAAATAAAATTTGATCTCTATTCAAGGGATGAAATTCCGGAACTTTTAATGGGATTACAAGCGATTTATAAAGATAAAGAGGCTCGGGAAGCAATTTTTGAACTACTGATGCAGTTAGTGATAAGCAAAGAAATTAATCCTGAAAAGGGTAGAAAAGGAATGGATTTGTGGACAATATTCGTATTAGGGAATTTGCGTTTGAATTGTAATATTGATTTTGACAAATTGCATGAATTAGCCAATGAGCATAGAACATTAAGAATGATGATCGGACACGGGCCGTTTGATGATAA
The DNA window shown above is from Bacteroidota bacterium and carries:
- a CDS encoding transporter substrate-binding domain-containing protein, producing MPSDGMLTEIVEKIFKKMGKEVELSFWSWKHGYEATKQGEFVATFPYLKNKDREEEFYFSKPLFNILLRGFTKNDSTIEYNQEKDLSGLMVCRPEGYSITKIKHLVDKDIIFLKRPKEMKNCFHMLKRGEVDIVLANEFEAKGIINNEFGTNIYFKFIEKSFGEGPLHLIFPKSSPENIHLLYEFDQLLDQMAKEGDLAKIIKRHLMYYQAILKDK